Part of the Halomarina litorea genome is shown below.
GTCTGGCCGGACGAGCGAGCGGGTGTCACCCGTGAGCCGACTCGTGTGCCGAAGTCGAGGACGACGGGGTCGCCCGCCTCGATCTCCCGGTCGCCGTGTGCGTGGTGTGGCTTCGCGCCGTTCTCGCCCGCGCCGACGATGACCTCGAAGGGAACGCCCTCGCCGCCCGCCTCGCTCAGCCGACGTTCGACGTCCGCGGCGAGTTCGCGTTCGGTCGTCCCGACCACGTCCGGTCCGAGCGCCCGGAGGTCCTCGACGACGGCGTCGGCCACGCGTCCGGCCCGCCGGAGGGCGTCGAGTTCCGCCGCGTCCTTGTGAACCCTGAGTGGGGCGAGCACCTCGCTCGCGAGGCCGAACTCGCAGCCGGGACCGGCGGCGGCCCGGAGGTCCTGCGTGAAGCGCGCGTGCATCGTGTCGTCGACGAGCAGTCGGTCGCCGCCGAGGCCGCGGTCCGCGACCACCTCGGCCAGCAGTTCGCGGGGGTCCTCCTCGTCGGCCCACGTCCGCACGTCGGGGACCCACGACGCCTCCCGGACCTGGTCGCCGTAGAGTTCCGGGACGAGGAAGATGGGGTCGCCCTCCCACGTGACGAACAACAGGAGGTGACGCTCGCCGGGCGTCTCGGCGAACCCGCTCAGGTAGGTGAGGTTGTGGCTGGGGAACAGGACGAGGTCGGCGTCGGCCGACCGCAGGCGCTCCTGACAGGCGCGCGTGCGCCTCTCGGCGGGGGTTGGGCTGGACACACCGGGGGTTGCCCGCGCCGGGGCTAATAGGCGTCGCCGACCCCCGCTGGCCGCGGGTGGCACGCGCCGCCGATCGACCGGAATCATCCCCGATATATCGGCTCGAAGATAACGTTCCGGCCGGCTCTATACGGGTTTCGATGGCGCTCCCTGCAGTTCTCAATGTATATTACCGTGGTACTTATTACACGAATCCCCTGTAGCCGACTATGAACCAGGGGACCGACCAGATATCTCCGAGTGTAGCCGTGATAGAACACGTAGCCGACCACGAGGGGACCGACCCACTCGAACTCTCGCCACCGCTCCACGACGTCATCGACCCCGACGCGCTGGACCGTCTCTGTACCGGCACGGACTCCGCCGGCCACGTCGCCTTCTCGTACTGCGGTTATCTGGTTACCGTCACCACCGACGGCGACGTCTCCCTCGAGGAACGGGCGCACGTCCCGGCCTCGGGTGCCGACCAGACCCCGGCGGCGAGCGCGGCGTCCGACTGAACCCGCGGTCGGCCCCTCCATCTTCCGTCCGTCCACGCCCGAGAGCGGCGGCGCTCGTCTCGCGCGGTGGGTCCGGCTTGACCGTTCCGACCGGGTGAAATCTATCTGCCCGGGGCGTCACTGTTCTCTCATGGCTCCCGATCAGGCGCTGGAGCGCGCATCCGA
Proteins encoded:
- a CDS encoding HalOD1 output domain-containing protein, which gives rise to MNQGTDQISPSVAVIEHVADHEGTDPLELSPPLHDVIDPDALDRLCTGTDSAGHVAFSYCGYLVTVTTDGDVSLEERAHVPASGADQTPAASAASD
- a CDS encoding M24 family metallopeptidase, which codes for MSSPTPAERRTRACQERLRSADADLVLFPSHNLTYLSGFAETPGERHLLLFVTWEGDPIFLVPELYGDQVREASWVPDVRTWADEEDPRELLAEVVADRGLGGDRLLVDDTMHARFTQDLRAAAGPGCEFGLASEVLAPLRVHKDAAELDALRRAGRVADAVVEDLRALGPDVVGTTERELAADVERRLSEAGGEGVPFEVIVGAGENGAKPHHAHGDREIEAGDPVVLDFGTRVGSRVTPARSSGQTQSGPRYPSDQTRTLVFAGDPPEEFETVHDVVREAQQAAVDAVAPGVPAEDVDAAAREVIEAAGYGDRFIHRTGHGVGLDVHEEPYIVAGNDRPLEPGMVFSVEPGVYLPGAFGVRIEDLVVVTDEGCERLNHADRGWRCP